Part of the Crossiella cryophila genome, GGGCACCCTGCTGTCCTTGCCACGCAGTGTGTTCGAGCAGGTGGTGAGCCAGTCCGAGGCACTGCGCGACCAGGTCACCGCCTACCGGCTCAGCCCGCGCAAGGCGCAGAACGCCAAGGGCGAGGCCGAGATCGACCTGGCCTCCGGGCAGGACGGCGAGTACGAGCTGCCGGGCACGTTCGTGGACTACGAGCTGTCCCCCAGGGAGTACGAACTCGCGGTGGCGCAGACCATCCTGCGCGTGCACACCAGGGTCACCGACCTGTTCAACCAGCCGATGAACCAGCTCGACCAGCAGCTGCGGCTGACCATCGAGGCACTGCGCGAGCGCCAGGAACACGACATGTTCAACAACCCGAACTTCGGGTTGCTGCACAACGCCGACCTCAAGCAGCGCATCCCCACCTACAGCGGCCCGCCCACCCCGGACGACCTGGACGACCTGCTCACCCGCAGGCGCAAGACCAAGTTCATGCTGGCCCACCCCAAGGCGATCGCCGCCTTCGGCCGGGAGTGCAACAAGCGCGGGGTCTACGCCGAGACGGTGGACTTCGGCGGCGCCCAGGTGGTGGGCTGGCGCGGGGTGCCGCTGCTGCCCACCAACAAGATCCCGATCAGCGAGACCGGGTCAACCTCGATCGTGGCCATGCGGGTCGGCGAGGAGGACCAGGGCGTGATCGGCCTGCACCAGACCGGCATCCCGGATGAGTACCAGCCGGGGCTGAACGTGCGGTTCATGGGCGTCAACGACAA contains:
- a CDS encoding family 2B encapsulin nanocompartment shell protein, which produces MTEALESGVRTNGNGNGAQLSLGTAAARNLASTTKSVPQMQGISPRWLLKVLPWVEANGGAYRVNRRMTYAVGDGRLSFSNVGTQIRVVPPELGELPLLRGFEDQEVLTALADRFEQQSFAAGEVLVTQGQPADRVILVAHGRITKLGTGEFGNTTSLGTLVDGDHFGDEALLGESTWKFTARAATAGTLLSLPRSVFEQVVSQSEALRDQVTAYRLSPRKAQNAKGEAEIDLASGQDGEYELPGTFVDYELSPREYELAVAQTILRVHTRVTDLFNQPMNQLDQQLRLTIEALRERQEHDMFNNPNFGLLHNADLKQRIPTYSGPPTPDDLDDLLTRRRKTKFMLAHPKAIAAFGRECNKRGVYAETVDFGGAQVVGWRGVPLLPTNKIPISETGSTSIVAMRVGEEDQGVIGLHQTGIPDEYQPGLNVRFMGVNDKAVTSYLVSTYYSVAVLVPDALGVLENVEIGH